ACCGGCCCCAGAATGTATCCTATGCTCATTATCAATGTTGTCCCTTGACATATCTAAAATAGTTCAATGTGGCCCTTGACATATCTAAAATAGTTCAATGTGGCCCTTGACATATCTAAAATAGTTCAATGTGGTCGCTTAATCTGTAGTATGTACAATTCCCAATAACACATAACGTGAGAAATACTGATAAACTTTGTTCACTTTCCTCATTTTACTACATCAATAATtaaaacatctgaaacattAGTTCAGTGTTCTTAAATTCATTACGCAAAGACCTCTTCATCGACGATACATTTCTCAAACAACAATTCACCAAGTTCAATAACTGTAAACGCATTGTAAACTCAAAAAGAAGATAATTCGTCTATTGTCATGTACGACTATTTTCTATGTAAAAAGATAGGACTACCACCACAGAAGGAATAAAGCAAAGAAAAACTACCCCCAACTCTTCTCAGGACTGCTATCAAAATGTAAACGAGACTAAAGACGCCTGCATATGCATTGCAATAGATTTGACGGTGACAAAACTGCATAGTTATTTCCGATCGCTTTGGTAACGCGGCTATCACATCATTTctcggatatatatatattaacttaAATCCACACACTTAAGCAAGAGTTGGAGTTAAATCAGCACCACTAACCATAGCTAtttgatgatgacgtcattgatgacgtcattgcTGCGTGTTAATGAAACTTTATGAAATGAGGTCAAAACACAAAATTAATCATTCAGTCGAGTACGATCGTAACATGGAACAGAAACACACAGTGCTTGTTTAACGAAATATCGTATTATGTTCAATGCAATACAACAGAATTGTTCCACGCCCTACCCACTGCTGACATACATGCCACTTACAAATTACCAACATATTCACACCAGTATATACAAAAGAAATTCAGTGCAAAAGGCTGATAacagattttttttcatttgcatTGTCGTATTGCATGTTTTTACATAGTCAATCAAACAGTCAACTTCGGCTATAACTCGAAAACACCGGACACTGGttaaaacaaacccaaaccagTTTGAGTCATTATACTGTTCATGGTATGAACGAACATCGTACTTCATGAACAGATATTGGTGACACTCCGAAGAAGGTGATACCCGGATTTGGCTGCAAAACCAACTTATACCTTGCATAGCAACGATCAGAACTTGTGTACTGTGAATCAAATCAAAGAAATTAATTTATgcttttttatttgaaaaaaaaataattaaaaaatacaaTCAAAACGCTAAGTAAATTGCGCGCGCAGCGTAAATGGTAATTCATTAAGAAGGCCTAGCTGATTTTATTTTAGCATCCCAACACAGTCCTGTATTTCACAGTAAATACTATATATTGTTGTAATCAATTTTACATCTGCTGTGTAACTTAGCTTAATGTGTACACGGTATCTCTTGTTGTTTTGTACTTTGTGGAAGGTTTCGTACACAACAGCATAACATGAACAGTAGCCCATTTCCGTGGGCGTTGGTCAGTACTAGCATCATCCGCCTGTGCACAGTGAGCGTTTCCTATCGACTGTGCATTTCTaagggaatgatgtaactttTGTCTACATTTGAATATAGGTTTCTATTTATGTGAATCACCCAAAGGTGAAAGATGGTCCATTCAAAGCAAACGTCATAAAAAGACAatttaaaatacaacaaaaagactATGATCGTATAGAAACGTTCCTAAGAACAAATGAACAAACTCTACAGTGCCATTCCGATATTACCGAAATGACCAACTAGCTAAAGAATACAGgacatatactgagagaaacaaataaagcaaCACTGCCATGgagtggtgttcccttatttgtttctttcagtataGTATCTCCCCATGAATCTTACCAGGACTATGAACACCCGGAATAAAAAAATTCTGGAATAGCAATGTTCGTATTAACAAGGTTCCTCGGTACCTCATCCATTCACCCTGAACACGTTTCCTCACTTCAGTACCAAAGTAATTAACACTTGAAATGCTGATTAATTCATCGTTGTTGTGTAATGCTTTTACTTAATGAATAATCACCtatttgctatattatattattcTAGAAAATAAAGTATAATACGGAATTTTGAGAAAATATAATCACAACGTGCTGGCCTATTTCTCCTGTATTCCATTTTCACAGACATTAGTACATTAATCACACATTCTCTTTAACGTTAAAATAGTTTGTCGTCTAGGTATCCGCTCCTCACATCATCACTCGAACACTTGGAAACAGAAAACGTTGATATACACATGTGCCAGCGCACTATTCCTCAACAAAGCCGGCGCCAAAGTAGGTATACTCCCTCGAGTTGTCCAGGTCCAGGTATGTGGTTACGCTCCATTCTTAATATGCAACGTACGTTCCATATTTAATATATTCCAGGAACTCTGGACTTGAATTGACCCCCTTTAGTCAACTGAACCTTCCTTTGCATCTCTGGAATAAGCATTATGCGATAACCGATAACGTCATTAATGAAGTTCAGTGTGGAAAGGTTATCTCCGGTTCAGACAGTGTTTTCAGACAGCATTTGGGCACCTTCCAAACAGTGTAAGtaacaatcactcactcagggaACAAGTGTGTAGTCGAATATGTTGCAAGACCCAAAGTCGGCTTGATATCTCTTGATATGCCATTTTCAGCTGGGTTCATTATAAGTTAGAAGAGGCATCCTCCACATTCACGTGCGTCTCGTCAATGACCGGAAGATTGGGCGTGCTGTTGCTGTGACGTCGGGCGTCGCCGAGGCTTGGTGATTGTATGCTGTTGGTCGGCGACGTTGGCGAGAAAATGGGGCCGTGGCCGTTGATGGTGGGGGAATGGGGAGACAGTGTGTCTGCTGTGTGGAACGCTAGCTTGCCGAGAGCTCTCAGCTTGCTCATCTTACCTGACTGAGATTGGTCTGGAAATATAAAACATGATGTGTAAAGGAGAGTTGATGCTATACAGTTGATGCTATACAGCTCGCGGATATCAGTGTCACTAGGTCTCTTCTATCTATTGCTATGGCGGTTCCCTCTTTTCAGAAGTGTAGACAGAAGCAATTAAGCAAGCGCGTCTCCAGTTGGGTGAGGTTGATTGGGTTAAATATGATGAGAGATAGGgagatggatagatagataaatagatagattTGTCTTTATGTATTACTAACGGGTACGAACTCACATCTTCACCTAACTATCTATTCTCTTGTGTAAGTATACAAGTccagttcattcaaatacaggATTCAAGGGACTAGAAAACACAAATCTGTAAACCACTTGTTATATATTTGCTAAATGTGGATCTTGATTCTTCCGTTTTCTTGTGACAAAAAGTAGATGATTTAATAACGCCTGCTGTTTGTGTATTAAACTATAACAACATATAATCGAGGACCGTTGTGGCCAATTTGAAGTGAAGAGCTAGGATAAACATGCAGAAGCCTAAATCGTGTATTCCGTACTGATCGAGTTTCTGTATTCAGGTAGCAGCACCAAACCCACTTCATCACCATAAACGTCATTGATCCGCATTCCTTCAGACTTTCACCCCACGTCTAGATACTGACGTGCAGACATTTTACGTGCTGCCATAATGAGGGCACACATCTACATAACTTTTAAACATAAATTTTGAAGTTAATCATTATGTTATATCCTTCTGGTACAGCATGCACACTATGGGAATACAATAAAAGATTTTTATAGAGTAGAAATGGTCACAACTATACGTGATTTTGTTGTCATGACGCTCCCGGCATTTGTCGTTAAGGATTACTGACTGACGCCCCGGGCAAATCCCGTTTTCATAGGGTAAATAAATATGAATGGCCGCCttgtaaacatgtatgtattcaaGCCCAATTTAATTAGAATGTGGATAAATTGCAGgatgcagcatgttacgttgcaACATCAATCAATGGCGTCTTCTTCTGTCAACGCCATGTCATGACAAGTATAAAACTGCTGGTTTGTACTTGGACGGAGAGCAGAGGACCCCACGGACTCATCACATTACTGCCTTATAACTAACTACACGTATGGTAAGTGACCATACAAGCCGTATAGGCCTTAAATGGGCAGCAACCAATTATAGCTGGACTTCATGTCAAAAGGTACAAAAGTGTTTTATCTATTACACATTAAAATCTATCAGTTTGCCTATCATTTAATCTATTACTTGATAACATTAAATGTCATCAGCACAGATTGATGTCACAGGAATAACAGGATGAAATCACATTGAACATAACTTTGTCCGTCTTTCTCGGCAATTTGTTTCAGGAACCGGTTCctttatttacaaataatacACCATTAAACAAGTaagggatattccattttaggagcataccactagccaatacCAAGGCATGTGAGAAAAAGTGATTTATACACATTCAGATGAAACTTTTCTAAAGGAATGGTATACATTCCCACATTTtctcttaatttctcttcatcatctgttttctcCATGGCTTCATCATTGTCATTTTGTCAATGTTGTAAATCCAACATCCCCTACCTATTTTTCTAATGGCATACTGGACATTTATTACATCTAATAACCAACATACCAAGTGCTTTTCCAAGTTCAAGGGATGTGATGCCTTTTTCCGAACATAAGCCCTTGATGGACTCAAGTTGTTTCTGGAACAAACAATAGCATTCTATTAAGCAAACCAACCTCTGAAAAGATTCTTCTGTACCATGAAATATAAgtttacaaaatatgttttaattttcatttcaaagatgAATATTCTCTGTTGATATTTGCAGTAGTCTTAGAATAATAATAGTAGCTCCTGAAAATAGTTAGTTGACATTTGCACATATATTCATTCGATCGTCAACAATCCGTGGTGTGTCTGGGTTGCACATTTGCTCTATGCGCAATCACCAAACTGGCGAGCCTCGAAGATTTTTATGATTTTATGTTATCACTACCACAAAAAATGTTTACTAGTTACTTCAAACTGTAAAGATCAGGTTACAATTCATTTTTAGAAACCCACGCTTATCGTAAAAGGCGAatgacgggatcgagtggtcaggcttgctgacttggtaaaCACGTCATTTTATCccaattgagtagatcgatgctcatgctcttgatcactgggttaCCTGGtacacactcgattatttacagaccgtcgtcatataaCTAGACtgctgctgagtgtgacgtaaagctttacacactcactcactagttatTTGAAAGGGGGACAACTGGGCCTATGACAATgcacttttgtgtttgtgtcctACCAGGAGCTGTTTGTTCTTCTCGTGTGCCTCTTGGTACTGCTTGTCAATCTTCTTCTTCTGCTTGTAGAGAAGTTTCATCTGGAACCGGTGCTTGTCCATCACCGCCACGATCAAACCTGGACAAAACCATTAGTTTCTTTCTGCACTTCCGTTTTTCAAAAACAAGGTTAAATTTTCCGCATTGTCGTGTTAGCAAACAAACTGTTCAGAAACTTGCTCAAGACATTCTCTTTCTTTCTGCTTTTCGTTTTTCGAAAACAAGTTTTTTTCTACAATGTCGTCTTTTATATATTTAGCTGGTGTCTGCTTATGGTATAGTCGAAATTGTAAGTTTAACCCTTCCCTGATTATGGAAAGGAATTTGACAAGCATCATTCAGATTTGATTACATAGCCAAAGTTTTGCTTACTGTTCAGAATTCGGATGATTCTCCATGGCAACAGGAAGGTCAAGACGATGACGTAGTTGCTGACGTCCATGCTCATGACGCCTTCGATGAAGACGAGATCGATAATGAAGGAGATCAGGATGACTACGGCGTCGAACACCTGGATGTAAAGAATACCAATGTTGAAACACCTGGCATTAACATTTGTAAAACCCTTAAGTAGCTTAACACATTTTAAAGGTGATCAATGCCTAATGTGCACTTTAAAAGACATCAAATGCACATTAAACCTTTTACTGAGCTGTCAATCACCTGAATTGTTTTTCGTAAACAAAATGGCATACAATTCCACGCATAACATTAAATATGCTTCCCAAAATGGTCTCCAGCATTATCCACGGAACCACATTTTCTAAAAGTGcgatacattattttaaaaaattacgTTTCACAATCATTCTCATATTTGCTCCAAAGAAACTGATTACTGATTAGTATTAatattttgattaaaatatttgtttactgCCACCTGCCGATTAAATTACCTGCATTTTGCTCCTGAAAAATCGAGGCACTGTTGCACCTATCTTcaaggcagtctgtaaacaatagaaGAAATACATATGAGATTACCGATATTTATTTATTCCTAAGGATAGGTATAACGGTATAAACAATAGACGGAAATATTCCTTCACTGATTGACAATCTATGGACTATGTTAAGGTTCTGCCTTTGAATACACGTAATCCATATTCCTCGCCATGTTTCAACTAGTATAGTTTCAGATGGAATGCCGACCTTCCTTAAAAGTATATTTTTTCTACCAAAAGCAAACTCGCACACACTGATAATTGGTAGCAAAATTAAATAAATCTCTAGAACACTCTTTATCGGCTTCTGTCACGGGGTTATCTATGGAAGGAACTAACTGACACAATAAAACTTCAGATTATATTTTCTTTCACGTGACCCAGCGGACAATATTGCCATGATAAGTGCATATTATATCTCCAACAATGAGGAAAGCATTTGGGACAACTGATATATGAAGGAGAGGGAGGAGGGGGGACTTGTGGCTAATCGCAAGACGATAATTCTACGCGTTGCAATAGCAATACACAATTGCTCCAAGAGCCAGCAGTGGAACCATTGGGAATGACATGGGGATCATGCCTCGGGTAGAGCGGCTCCAAGGCGAGAGTGATTGCTAACTACTggatagactaatgcttagtccccGAATAAATATAGTGTTGAtagcaacaaataaacccatttattttgaaaaggagcccaagtgagatgggagattcagaacctcagaaaatctagacttgtttcactTAGGGCTTATGCATTGCAGTGAGGGCTAGGCGGTAGGGGACATAATGTGCTTCAGGAACGGTGAGACAGACTAACTACTGGGTAATGTCATACCCTGCTACAGGGGATGCATGATGCTGATAGGAGGCACAGAATAACACATCtctgaaataacatgttttacatAAAAGAACAGTCCTTGAattatattaaaaaatatataataaaaaggACACGACTTTCTTTATTTTCCTAAAGCTGTGGTAGTCTTGACTATATGCCAGACTTGTATGTGCCTCTTTTGGGTTTTCATGCATTTGTTGCAGGCTCTGTGTGATAGACTAGACACAGGACAGACAGATTTGAAATAAGCACTGCTTCTATGGCCGGTTCATACTAGAAGGCGCCATATTCCATCATCAAGTTATGGCGCATAACTACACCACAGGCACACCAGCGAATAGTTTCACATACAATGGAAATCTGATAATTCGTTCCACTTGCAGCATTTAATATTGGTCAACACGCTCCGCTGACCATGTTTCTTTGCATATTAGAAACCAAGATCTATCACAATGCGTGGCACTCGAATAACGCATCAATACACGCAGATTTGGTTTACACCAGATGTTGTAGGCCTGGAAACTGGCGCCAGTAAAATGTACTTATTACGATTACTGATACGAGTATCACTTTATTCTTTGCAATCATGTAACACTTAACATGGAGCTCTAACCAACGCGTCTACCTTTTGTAGAAACTAAACCCATCCTCATTCTCTAAAGTGATAGTATGATCTACCATAGCTGAAATATGCtgacagtaagtgagtgagtttagttttacgccacgatAAGCAAGagtccagccatatggcagcggtctgtaaatattcgaatctggaccagatgatccagtcatcagcaacatgaccatcgatctgtgtaagtgagatacgatgacatgtgtcatccaggtcagcgagcttgaccacctgattccgttaTTCACATAAACCTATGGTCGCTTAAACTAATGCCACTGAAGGAAACTGAGGTTTAAAGCTAACTGATATGAAGTAAAACCTCTTAATACGAACATAATAATCAGAAAACCTGGCAACCTTAGCAGTAAATGGGTATTACTCTCTATAATCCATCCTTATCGTTAATCCGTTAATGTGTTAGTTTGGGCGACGTTACGGGAAGATAATCGCCTAGAGTAAAAGAGTTTAACAGTGATTGTAGAATGGGTGTTGCTTACTATGAACACAAGAAGTGACAAGATGGCGACAGAAGTTAAGTGAAACCCATGACCCATCTCTTCCTCAATActgtgtcccccgtcgtgaccGTCGTCGCTCCCCGAAGCACGTTTATGTCTGGGATGCATCGAAGTGGTGTCGTTGCTGTTGCACATGGACGTTCCATTGCCCGTCCAGTCTATCGTTGCCGCGACTATTCGATCATATGTCTTCTCCACCGCATGCTTCGATATGTAGTGGACATAATCGGGATATTTGTCTTGGAGCTGAGAGAGGAAGTGTTCGGTCAAGTGCTGATGATTTTTTATCAAATCTGGAATAAAATAAACGAATGCATTCTTATAACATATACATGTCTTAAAATCAGGGTTAGAATGTcttctttaaacaacaaaagcaTGACTTTCGTTCACAGCGAAAAGAAGCAAGGTTGTGATTGGGAGGTACAagaatactcactcacactactGAAGATTGTGTATctactgagtgagtaagttgagtTTTACCCCACATTTagcattccagcaacatcacgacggtgGACACACAAATTGAACCCattttggggaatcgaacgcggcgtgactagcgaacactttaaccactgggctaccccatagCCAGTGAATCTAACATCTTTTTCAGTGTAAATAATTAAAGATATAACAAGATAAATAAGACTTGATaacgaaaaaaatatattttcaaaggcTAAGCGTTAGTCGATACCGACACGGG
This portion of the Haliotis asinina isolate JCU_RB_2024 chromosome 10, JCU_Hal_asi_v2, whole genome shotgun sequence genome encodes:
- the LOC137297589 gene encoding uncharacterized protein; amino-acid sequence: MWRRLKRSVRRKRGPNPSDAQCTYRFLAAQTLKIASMNGLGELDKLESELEDEINYESQAPPRETLQKVRRKLEHFLHSKPVLLVVVVLNVIDCLLVLGELTFDFNHVGNLIKNHQHLTEHFLSQLQDKYPDYVHYISKHAVEKTYDRIVAATIDWTGNGTSMCNSNDTTSMHPRHKRASGSDDGHDGGHSIEEEMGHGFHLTSVAILSLLVFITALKIGATVPRFFRSKMQVFDAVVILISFIIDLVFIEGVMSMDVSNYVIVLTFLLPWRIIRILNSLIVAVMDKHRFQMKLLYKQKKKIDKQYQEAHEKNKQLLKQLESIKGLCSEKGITSLELGKALDQSQSGKMSKLRALGKLAFHTADTLSPHSPTINGHGPIFSPTSPTNSIQSPSLGDARRHSNSTPNLPVIDETHVNVEDASSNL